A genomic stretch from Methanomassiliicoccales archaeon includes:
- the larB gene encoding nickel pincer cofactor biosynthesis protein LarB has translation MKIREILAQFKKGEISIEEAERLLKLDFLERIGDHTIFDHAREARRGIPEIILGESKPPEIVSEIIRKVMENKRIIIVSRASRAHFDAVVDAIGSEGVRWEERAKMIVINRNGFCAREGLIGILAAGTSDISVAEEARIVAETMGCHVMTAYDVGIAAFHRFVDPLESMLKNGCDAIVVVAGMEGALASVVSSLSDVPVIGVPTSVGYGMGGRGEAALLSMLQTCSPGLVVVNIDNGVGAGATAALISLRSRRLRSERSVR, from the coding sequence ATGAAAATTCGTGAAATACTGGCACAATTCAAGAAAGGAGAAATCAGCATCGAAGAGGCAGAGAGATTACTCAAATTGGATTTTCTTGAACGAATTGGCGATCATACGATCTTCGATCATGCTCGCGAAGCGCGTCGCGGTATTCCAGAGATCATCTTAGGCGAAAGTAAACCTCCCGAGATTGTGTCGGAGATTATTCGCAAGGTGATGGAAAACAAAAGGATCATCATCGTCTCGAGGGCGTCCAGAGCACACTTTGATGCGGTCGTCGATGCAATAGGATCAGAAGGAGTCAGATGGGAAGAAAGAGCAAAAATGATCGTAATTAATCGAAACGGGTTCTGCGCAAGGGAAGGGTTGATAGGAATACTCGCCGCAGGAACGTCCGATATTTCTGTCGCCGAGGAAGCTCGGATCGTAGCTGAGACGATGGGATGCCATGTCATGACTGCATATGATGTTGGGATTGCCGCTTTTCATCGTTTTGTTGATCCATTGGAATCGATGTTGAAAAATGGCTGTGATGCGATTGTCGTCGTCGCAGGAATGGAAGGAGCCCTTGCGTCTGTCGTTTCAAGTCTCAGCGATGTTCCTGTAATCGGTGTTCCTACATCAGTGGGCTATGGGATGGGAGGAAGAGGCGAGGCCGCACTTCTTTCAATGCTGCAGACATGTTCTCCTGGATTGGTGGTCGTCAATATCGACAACGGAGTTGGAGCTGGTGCTACTGCCGCTCTGATCAGCCTCCGGTCAAGACGTTTAAGGAGCGAAAGATCAGTTCGATAA
- a CDS encoding recombinase family protein, whose translation MTRVAIYIRVSTEDQAKEGFSLDAQKERLIAYCEAQGWEIADIYCDDGHSGRNTRRPAYQRMMQEKDKWDTILVLKMDRIHRNSKNFMIMMETLEKWGKKFASMQESFDTSNAVGRFVVDIIQRIAQLESEQIGERTYMGMVQKAESGKGLLGFYPPFGYRFVNGQLTVVDDEAGIVLDIFQSYLRGEKMREIAWRLNRYEIATRRGGRWTVWSISRILRNPIYAGFLKWDGRLMKGSHTPIVPVNLFNAVQEIIDNRSFARSKRQVCKLPQ comes from the coding sequence TTGACTAGAGTGGCGATTTACATAAGAGTTTCCACAGAAGACCAGGCAAAGGAAGGGTTTTCACTCGATGCTCAAAAAGAAAGGCTAATCGCGTATTGCGAAGCTCAGGGATGGGAAATTGCAGATATTTATTGCGATGACGGACATAGCGGAAGAAACACGCGCAGACCAGCTTATCAGAGAATGATGCAAGAAAAGGACAAATGGGATACGATTCTTGTTTTGAAAATGGACCGAATTCATCGAAACAGCAAGAATTTCATGATTATGATGGAAACTCTTGAGAAATGGGGTAAGAAGTTCGCTAGTATGCAAGAATCCTTTGATACATCAAATGCCGTTGGACGATTTGTTGTCGATATCATCCAGAGAATCGCTCAATTGGAAAGCGAACAGATCGGAGAAAGAACTTATATGGGTATGGTACAGAAAGCGGAGTCCGGCAAAGGTTTGCTCGGTTTTTATCCTCCTTTTGGTTATAGATTTGTCAACGGTCAGTTAACTGTTGTAGATGATGAGGCAGGAATTGTTCTTGATATCTTCCAAAGTTATCTTCGTGGGGAGAAAATGCGCGAAATTGCATGGCGTCTCAATAGGTATGAAATTGCAACGAGACGAGGCGGCCGTTGGACGGTTTGGTCGATCAGTCGGATACTTAGAAATCCCATATATGCCGGTTTCTTAAAATGGGATGGGCGATTGATGAAGGGGTCGCACACTCCTATTGTCCCTGTGAATCTTTTTAACGCCGTTCAGGAGATTATCGACAATCGCAGCTTTGCGAGAAGCAAGCGACAAGTTTGCAAGCTTCCTCAATGA
- a CDS encoding replication factor C large subunit has protein sequence MSTNKESADWTEIYRPKTLNDIVGNPKAIQELKEWALAWENGHPKKKAAVLIGSPGTGKTSAALAVANDFGWGLIEMNASDQRNAEAIRKIALRGAMADTFTDEGEFLSSKEGCLKLIVLDEADNIFGKEDYGGIPAIVELIKVTKQPVILIVNDFYALSKKSEVIKSGTKQIKFTRLHPNSIKAVLKKISKDQGLKISERALELIADNANGDLRSAIRDLQAITLGRAEVTEKDVTILNERQIMKSMYDLLIEVLHGTNPDRARSIFMEVNEAPDYVLLWIDENIPLEYKDQNDLYLAYHILARSDVFLGRVRKRQYYGFWSYAIDLMSYGVCAAKKKKYKEFAKYRFPLYLMKMSRSRGLRTVRDNISAKLGSMCHCSISTARDELLPYFQYIFQNDRDFKIRIAIELGLDAEELAFLLNEKIDSHQIKHLLAEIQKVTDFEKRPIREIEIESSGVADDRSIEDEQSTEDQSTRQRSLFEY, from the coding sequence ATGAGTACCAATAAAGAAAGTGCCGATTGGACCGAGATCTACAGGCCAAAAACACTGAATGATATCGTCGGCAACCCGAAGGCAATACAAGAATTGAAAGAATGGGCACTTGCATGGGAGAACGGCCATCCAAAAAAGAAAGCCGCGGTGCTGATCGGTAGCCCAGGGACCGGAAAGACGAGCGCTGCTCTCGCCGTTGCGAATGATTTTGGTTGGGGACTCATTGAAATGAACGCATCAGACCAGCGCAATGCCGAAGCAATTCGAAAAATTGCGCTCAGAGGTGCAATGGCGGATACTTTTACAGATGAGGGGGAATTTCTCTCGTCCAAAGAAGGATGTTTAAAACTTATCGTCCTCGACGAGGCAGACAATATTTTTGGCAAGGAAGACTATGGCGGAATACCTGCGATCGTTGAGCTAATCAAAGTGACCAAACAGCCAGTCATCCTCATTGTCAACGATTTTTACGCGTTAAGTAAAAAAAGCGAAGTCATCAAATCGGGAACGAAACAGATCAAATTTACTCGTCTTCATCCAAATTCAATAAAAGCAGTGCTTAAGAAAATCTCGAAGGATCAGGGATTGAAAATCAGTGAAAGAGCACTTGAGTTAATAGCGGACAATGCAAACGGGGATCTTAGATCCGCGATTAGAGATCTACAGGCGATCACCCTTGGTAGAGCGGAAGTCACAGAAAAGGATGTTACCATCCTAAATGAAAGACAAATCATGAAGTCGATGTACGATCTTTTGATCGAGGTGCTTCATGGTACAAATCCTGATAGAGCAAGATCGATTTTTATGGAAGTAAATGAAGCCCCCGACTACGTATTGCTTTGGATCGATGAAAATATTCCACTCGAATACAAAGATCAGAACGATCTCTATCTTGCATATCATATTTTGGCAAGATCAGACGTTTTTCTGGGAAGGGTCAGAAAAAGGCAGTACTATGGCTTCTGGTCATATGCAATCGATCTAATGAGTTATGGTGTTTGCGCCGCAAAAAAGAAAAAATACAAAGAATTCGCAAAATATCGATTTCCACTTTATTTAATGAAAATGTCTCGATCGAGGGGCTTACGAACGGTAAGAGACAACATATCTGCGAAATTAGGGTCCATGTGTCATTGTTCCATATCAACGGCAAGGGATGAACTATTGCCTTATTTCCAATACATTTTTCAGAACGATAGAGACTTCAAAATAAGAATCGCTATCGAGCTGGGACTCGACGCTGAGGAATTGGCGTTCCTCTTGAACGAGAAAATCGACTCGCATCAGATCAAACATTTATTGGCGGAGATTCAAAAGGTTACTGATTTTGAGAAGAGGCCGATCAGAGAAATTGAAATTGAATCCTCAGGTGTTGCTGACGATCGTTCGATTGAGGATGAGCAATCCACTGAAGATCAGTCGACGCGGCAGCGTAGCCTTTTTGAATATTGA
- a CDS encoding recombinase family protein → MRAALYVRVSTEDQAKEGFSIPAQLKRLHSYCKARGWEIAGEYIDSGYSGRDVKRPAYQKMMQEKDNWDVIVVLKMDRIHRNSKNFATMMEDLRRWGKEFNSMQESFDTTSAMGRFVMDIIQRIAQLESEQIGERVKIGMTQKARKGKGYLGFGIPYGYDYQDGRLVPIETEQQVIRKIFEWYLAGLSLNDISERLNAMGIPTKKGRRWKKGTVGRILSNPLYCGFIKWDNFIVKAPHQASISVELFNAAQEMKRIRRRTTDLKNGDKIVYLEEAGIVID, encoded by the coding sequence CTGAGAGCGGCACTCTATGTTAGGGTATCAACAGAGGATCAAGCAAAGGAAGGGTTTAGCATACCCGCTCAGCTCAAGCGACTGCATTCTTATTGCAAAGCTCGCGGCTGGGAGATTGCTGGTGAATATATTGATAGTGGCTATAGTGGCCGAGACGTCAAACGACCCGCATACCAAAAGATGATGCAGGAAAAGGATAATTGGGACGTCATTGTTGTTCTAAAAATGGATAGAATCCACCGCAACAGCAAGAATTTTGCCACAATGATGGAGGATCTCAGGAGATGGGGGAAAGAGTTTAATTCGATGCAAGAATCCTTTGACACGACGAGTGCCATGGGACGATTTGTCATGGATATCATCCAGCGGATTGCACAGCTGGAAAGCGAACAGATCGGAGAAAGAGTAAAAATAGGGATGACCCAAAAAGCAAGGAAAGGGAAAGGGTATCTTGGCTTTGGAATACCCTACGGGTATGATTATCAGGATGGACGACTGGTCCCAATTGAAACAGAGCAACAAGTAATTAGAAAAATTTTTGAGTGGTATTTGGCTGGATTAAGTCTGAACGATATTTCGGAACGACTAAATGCCATGGGCATTCCTACGAAAAAAGGAAGAAGATGGAAGAAGGGGACGGTTGGGAGAATTCTTTCGAATCCCTTGTATTGCGGATTTATAAAATGGGATAATTTCATTGTCAAGGCACCACACCAAGCAAGTATCTCTGTTGAGCTCTTCAATGCCGCTCAGGAGATGAAACGGATTCGAAGAAGAACTACCGATTTGAAAAATGGTGATAAGATTGTCTACCTTGAAGAGGCGGGGATAGTAATTGACTAG
- a CDS encoding TCP-1/cpn60 chaperonin family protein: protein MAYSIGQGQPIIVLREGTERSRNREAQSNNIAAARAVADSVRSTLGPKGMDKMLVDSMGDIVVTNDGVTILKEMDVQHPAAKMVVEVAKTQDSECGDGTTTSVILAGELLKKAEALLDQKVHPTIVVNGYRMAAAEAVKTLEKIAIDVKADNEDLLKKIASTAMMGKSVGGQKEKLAQLAVQAVKSVAENRDGKTVVDIDNIKVAKKVGGSIADTELIRGIVIDKERVHPRMPKSVKNPKIALLSAALEIKKTEVEAKIQISDPTSMQKFLDEEEATLKKMVEKIKASGANVVFCQKGIDDLVQHYLAKAEIYAVRRVKESDMDKLAKATGGNIVGNLDQLEVSDLGTAELVEQRKVGEEDMTFITGCKNPKSVSIIIRGGTEHVIDEVERSLHDALRVVGVTLEDGKAVAGGGAPEIEVALHLANYASSVGGREQLAIEAFAGALEVIPWVLAENAGHDAIDVVLKLKSVHKSNKKGAQYYGVDLNSTEPVNMLDQNVIEPLRVKTQAIKSSAEVAGMILRIDDVIAAKRTTPSEAGPGGQYGEMPGGPMGPGMM, encoded by the coding sequence ATGGCATATTCTATAGGGCAGGGTCAACCGATTATCGTACTTCGAGAAGGTACGGAAAGAAGTCGGAACCGTGAAGCACAGTCAAATAATATTGCTGCCGCGCGCGCCGTTGCCGATTCAGTTCGGTCGACCCTGGGGCCGAAAGGCATGGATAAAATGCTCGTTGACTCGATGGGCGATATCGTCGTCACCAACGATGGTGTGACGATTCTGAAGGAAATGGACGTCCAGCATCCAGCTGCGAAAATGGTCGTTGAGGTTGCGAAAACGCAGGATTCGGAGTGTGGGGATGGCACAACAACCTCAGTCATCCTCGCTGGTGAACTGTTGAAAAAGGCAGAAGCACTCCTCGATCAGAAAGTTCATCCAACGATCGTCGTCAACGGATATAGGATGGCTGCCGCAGAGGCTGTGAAGACACTAGAGAAGATTGCAATCGATGTAAAAGCCGATAATGAAGATCTACTCAAAAAGATTGCAAGCACCGCAATGATGGGAAAGAGCGTTGGTGGCCAAAAGGAAAAACTCGCTCAATTGGCCGTTCAGGCCGTCAAATCGGTTGCCGAAAATCGTGATGGAAAGACCGTTGTCGATATTGATAACATCAAGGTCGCTAAGAAAGTCGGTGGTTCGATTGCCGACACCGAATTGATCAGGGGAATCGTCATCGATAAAGAACGCGTTCACCCACGGATGCCAAAATCCGTTAAGAATCCGAAGATCGCGTTGCTAAGCGCAGCTCTGGAGATCAAGAAGACTGAGGTCGAAGCAAAAATCCAGATCAGCGATCCCACATCGATGCAAAAATTCCTTGACGAAGAAGAGGCAACGCTGAAGAAAATGGTCGAGAAGATCAAAGCATCAGGTGCGAACGTGGTTTTCTGCCAGAAAGGAATCGACGATCTCGTTCAGCACTATCTTGCCAAAGCGGAAATCTACGCAGTTCGAAGAGTCAAAGAGTCTGATATGGACAAACTCGCGAAGGCAACCGGTGGGAATATTGTCGGCAACCTTGATCAACTGGAGGTCTCTGATCTTGGAACAGCTGAACTTGTTGAGCAGAGAAAGGTCGGCGAAGAGGACATGACTTTCATCACTGGCTGTAAGAATCCAAAGTCTGTCTCGATCATCATTCGCGGCGGTACGGAACATGTTATCGATGAAGTAGAAAGATCCTTGCACGATGCGCTTCGTGTTGTCGGGGTGACACTCGAAGATGGAAAAGCTGTCGCCGGTGGTGGCGCTCCTGAAATCGAAGTTGCATTGCATCTTGCCAATTACGCTTCCTCCGTTGGAGGGCGAGAGCAGTTGGCTATTGAAGCTTTCGCTGGAGCCCTAGAAGTCATTCCTTGGGTGCTAGCGGAAAACGCTGGTCACGATGCAATTGATGTTGTTCTCAAGCTCAAGAGTGTGCACAAGAGCAACAAAAAAGGAGCGCAGTACTACGGCGTCGATTTGAACAGCACTGAACCTGTGAACATGCTCGATCAAAACGTCATTGAGCCACTAAGGGTCAAGACACAGGCGATTAAATCGTCGGCTGAAGTTGCAGGCATGATCTTGAGGATCGATGACGTCATCGCGGCAAAGAGGACTACGCCATCCGAGGCAGGACCGGGAGGCCAATACGGAGAAATGCCGGGTGGACCGATGGGCCCAGGGATGATGTGA
- a CDS encoding radical SAM protein, translated as MYDLYSFENGNPNREVKSLVIRERVCKSSLVPSKLPGLNYALNPYRGCAHGCLYCYGPSVLKVRRESWSAKIEVKINLPDILEREVINKTGVVGIGTVTDPYQPIERRYCITKKSLEIISRSNLRASILTKSDLIIRDADFIAGMGGAEAGITITTLNDDFAGQFEPHAPPPSKRIETLKKLSDVGIDTYAMVGPILPIVTEDQLDTLISEIASTGTKRIMIDKLRLRPDMTKTLISCEVMNDPRFREEFFNKMHSDSFYQRIQGEIFKLCKKYQISFEKAF; from the coding sequence ATGTATGACCTTTATTCGTTCGAAAATGGAAATCCGAATCGTGAGGTCAAATCTCTCGTAATAAGGGAGAGAGTATGCAAATCATCTCTTGTTCCATCGAAACTCCCTGGCTTGAATTATGCGCTAAATCCCTACAGAGGATGTGCGCATGGCTGCCTTTATTGTTACGGACCATCTGTGCTTAAAGTCAGAAGGGAATCATGGTCAGCTAAAATTGAAGTCAAAATCAATTTACCAGACATTCTAGAACGAGAAGTTATCAATAAGACCGGCGTTGTCGGAATTGGAACTGTGACTGATCCATATCAACCAATTGAACGCAGATACTGCATTACAAAGAAAAGTCTCGAGATCATTTCACGTTCGAATTTGAGAGCGAGTATACTCACCAAATCTGATCTTATTATTAGAGACGCAGATTTTATTGCCGGGATGGGCGGCGCCGAGGCGGGGATCACGATTACAACACTCAATGATGATTTTGCAGGTCAATTCGAACCGCATGCTCCTCCCCCATCCAAAAGAATTGAAACCTTGAAAAAACTCTCAGATGTGGGGATCGATACTTATGCGATGGTAGGACCGATATTACCTATCGTCACAGAAGATCAATTGGATACTCTCATCTCGGAGATTGCGTCGACAGGCACTAAACGTATTATGATTGACAAATTGCGGTTGAGGCCCGATATGACGAAAACACTCATTTCATGTGAAGTAATGAACGACCCTCGTTTTCGAGAGGAATTCTTCAATAAGATGCATTCAGATTCTTTTTATCAAAGGATTCAAGGAGAAATTTTCAAACTATGCAAGAAATATCAAATAAGTTTTGAAAAAGCATTCTAG
- a CDS encoding GNAT family N-acetyltransferase, whose protein sequence is MFSWSLRKEKFRIREMKSQDIEKAREIAQDAWSDMATRDVGRKVIYPMRSEKIIEAYIWKEPHGCFVAEVCGGIVGAAYSHAWGGMGWIGPLEVLPEFQNRGIGRALLSECENFLRRSGCEVIGVETMSHIPKNLHFYLSQGYRPDALTLIAEKPIVEKQPLNLGEDCEIEEVRNDPMSIKEAVRTIGSKIFAGLDPFKDIDMIVEKKLGSVFVWRMKRQILGFALLHTYLKEEEGDYASIRLVLIDPDYSESERAFDALLRACENESFISGKKRVFARFPVLNNIIYKKMAMNGYAIKGANIRMFKGHSFSQRGDYFILSLAG, encoded by the coding sequence ATGTTTAGCTGGTCCTTGAGAAAGGAAAAATTCAGAATTCGAGAGATGAAATCGCAGGATATCGAAAAGGCGAGAGAGATTGCACAAGATGCATGGTCCGATATGGCAACAAGAGATGTGGGACGAAAAGTCATCTATCCAATGAGATCCGAGAAGATCATCGAAGCTTACATCTGGAAGGAACCACATGGATGTTTTGTTGCCGAAGTTTGTGGAGGAATTGTCGGCGCAGCCTATTCGCATGCATGGGGTGGAATGGGATGGATAGGTCCGCTTGAAGTCTTACCGGAATTTCAGAATCGCGGGATAGGGCGCGCCTTGCTCTCGGAATGTGAGAACTTTCTGAGAAGGTCTGGCTGCGAGGTTATAGGTGTTGAAACGATGTCACATATTCCGAAGAATCTTCACTTCTATTTATCCCAAGGATATCGCCCAGATGCTTTGACCCTCATCGCCGAAAAACCCATTGTTGAAAAGCAACCACTGAACTTGGGAGAAGATTGTGAAATTGAAGAGGTCAGAAACGATCCAATGAGTATTAAAGAAGCGGTCAGGACGATTGGATCGAAAATATTTGCTGGCCTTGACCCGTTTAAGGATATCGACATGATCGTCGAAAAGAAATTGGGCTCGGTTTTTGTATGGCGCATGAAACGACAGATCCTGGGCTTCGCTTTGCTCCACACGTATTTGAAAGAGGAAGAGGGCGACTACGCATCAATTAGACTTGTTCTTATTGATCCAGACTATTCTGAATCTGAGAGAGCCTTCGATGCGCTTCTCAGAGCATGTGAAAACGAATCATTTATATCTGGTAAGAAGAGGGTTTTTGCGAGATTTCCTGTACTCAATAACATAATTTACAAGAAAATGGCAATGAATGGTTATGCGATTAAAGGGGCGAATATCAGAATGTTCAAGGGTCATTCTTTCAGTCAGAGAGGTGATTATTTCATTCTTTCACTCGCTGGCTGA